The sequence CGCCGACCTTCCGGCCACACCGGCCGGGGCGCAAGAAAACGGCGGCATTTTGCTGGGCACCGACTTGGCGCCTGGTGGTCCGGCGCCGGAAGGCAACGACGTGGTCACAGTTGCCATATACACCGACTTTATGTGCCCTTGGTGCGGCAACTTTGAAAAGCAGTACGACCAGGAGTTGTCCAACCTGGCTCAAAACGGCCAGATTCAGCTTGAGTATCACATCGTGGCTCTACAGGACAGCCAAGAGAACGCCGAGCGCTTCTCCACACGTGCGGCCATTGCCGCCGCCGCCGTGGCCAAACACGATCCGGCCAACTTCCTGCCCTTTGTCAGAGCTATGTTTGACGACCAACCAACTGAAGGCCAAGACAGCCGCAGCGATGAGGAGATCGCCGCCACTGCCGAAGGCGCCGGTGTCAACGAAGGTGCCCTGGCGGCGCTGACCAACACGGACTTTGAGGCCTGGGTCAACTTCACCAACGAGCAGTTCTTCAAAGTTGGCGTCAGCACGACACCGACCATCATGATGGCACTGGGCAGCGGCGAACGCATGGTCTTCACCGACTACAGCACCATTGGCTTTGAGCAGGCAGTCGCCAACGTGCGGAACGGGTCTTCGCCAAGCGGCCAGTAAACTGGGCCGCCGGGGTTTGCCGGGTACTTGGTTGCCCGATGCCGTCCCCACAGTCCCGCAAGGGACTGGCCACCTTAGCTCAGCCGGCAGAGCAGCCGCCTTGTAAGCGGCAGGTCATCGGTTCGATTCCGATAGGTGGCTCCATCGGCCTAGGTCCACCGCGAAACCTCGGTGTCGCTGCATTGAGGCAAGTCAGCCTCTCATTTCCCGCGAGAACGAGGTTTGGCACAATGACTTATCTGCCGAAGTCAGTTCGTCGTGGCCAGGGCGCTGTCAAGGGCGCGATGGGCCTCCTCAGGCGACAAGTCCAGCTGCCGGACAAGTCTGGCCAGCTGCTGAGCGGCGTCTTGAAATGCCGAGCTGGCGCGTCTGTCTTGCGGTTGGGGCAGGACAACAGTGCCGTGTCGGCCCGATCCGGTCACCAATCCGTTCCGCGCCAGAATCTCATAGACCTTGGCTACGGTGCCATTGGCTATCCCGAGGTCGGTTGCCAGATGCCGGATTGCCGGCAGCTTGGTGCCAGCGGCAAGCCGGCCAGAAACAATCAGTAGTTCAATCTGCGAGCGCAGCTGTTCGCCCAGCGGCATAGCT is a genomic window of Micrococcales bacterium containing:
- a CDS encoding DsbA family protein produces the protein MAKGKKKPASAKAREQARAAARAEAERLKAAQAAKERRNRLLVLAGGLAVVVAVAVIVIAVTMSQKGDAFADLPATPAGAQENGGILLGTDLAPGGPAPEGNDVVTVAIYTDFMCPWCGNFEKQYDQELSNLAQNGQIQLEYHIVALQDSQENAERFSTRAAIAAAAVAKHDPANFLPFVRAMFDDQPTEGQDSRSDEEIAATAEGAGVNEGALAALTNTDFEAWVNFTNEQFFKVGVSTTPTIMMALGSGERMVFTDYSTIGFEQAVANVRNGSSPSGQ
- a CDS encoding GntR family transcriptional regulator, with amino-acid sequence MIVSLDFDSAMPLGEQLRSQIELLIVSGRLAAGTKLPAIRHLATDLGIANGTVAKVYEILARNGLVTGSGRHGTVVLPQPQDRRASSAFQDAAQQLARLVRQLDLSPEEAHRALDSALATTN